From Paenibacillus sp. GP183, one genomic window encodes:
- a CDS encoding DoxX family protein, with product MKKILTIYWIFTGLLMALTILGSIPDVMSVPDAIALFTHLGYPAYLLPFIGIAKLLGVLALLIPGFPRIKEWVYAGFVYDFTGAMYSSISVGDPASSWLLFLVGYILIAGSYIYHHKKLKSNLLNKEEPRLILEV from the coding sequence ATGAAAAAAATATTAACGATCTATTGGATATTTACAGGGCTTTTGATGGCATTAACGATTTTGGGTTCTATTCCTGATGTAATGTCTGTTCCCGATGCAATTGCTTTATTTACGCATTTAGGTTATCCTGCCTACCTTCTCCCATTTATAGGGATTGCAAAATTATTAGGCGTTTTGGCGTTACTTATCCCTGGATTTCCGCGTATTAAGGAGTGGGTTTATGCCGGTTTTGTATATGATTTTACGGGGGCGATGTATTCAAGTATATCAGTCGGTGACCCCGCCAGCAGCTGGCTGCTTTTCCTAGTAGGATACATTTTGATTGCCGGCTCCTATATTTACCATCACAAAAAACTTAAATCCAATTTATTAAACAAGGAAGAGCCCCGATTG